Genomic window (Deltaproteobacteria bacterium):
CACGTCCAGCCCGATGGTCGGCAGCAGGTAGAAGACGATCAGGAGTTGCACCAGGATGGGCGTGCCCCGCCAAACGCTTCGGTAGACCACCGAGGCCCGCCGGATCAGCCGGTTCCGCGAGATCAGACCGAAACTGAGCCACAGCCCCAGGACCATGCCGGCGGCGATGGAAACCGCCGAGATCCCGGCGGTCATCGACGCGCCGACGAAGAAAGCGTCGTAGTGGTTCGCGGTGACGCCTAGAAAATCCACCGCCGAGACCCGTCAATCGCCGCCACGCTTAGCCGTAAACACCCCGGCTTCTCAACCGCCTGCAGGATCAGCACGGTCGCTGACCTCGCGGGTCCCCTAGTCGGCCGGCACCGGCAGCGTGTCGGACGGCAAATCCATGGGCCCGCCGAACCACTTCTTTTGCAGCTCCGTCAGCACCCCTGACTTGTTGAGCGCAGCCAGCTGGCTGTTCATGAAGGCCACCAGCGAAGCGCTCTTGACGTCCTTGCGCCCGGCCCAACTGAAGTACTTCTTGGGGCCGAATGTCGGCAGCACCAGCTCGAACCTATCCGGCCGCGTGCGAACGAGCTCGAGCAGGTTCGGAAGGCTGTTGCAAACGGCGCTGATCCGTCCCGCCG
Coding sequences:
- a CDS encoding ABC transporter permease subunit (The N-terminal region of this protein, as described by TIGR01726, is a three transmembrane segment that identifies a subfamily of ABC transporter permease subunits, which specificities that include histidine, arginine, glutamine, glutamate, L-cystine (sic), the opines (in Agrobacterium) octopine and nopaline, etc.); translation: MDFLGVTANHYDAFFVGASMTAGISAVSIAAGMVLGLWLSFGLISRNRLIRRASVVYRSVWRGTPILVQLLIVFYLLPTIGLDV